In Kitasatospora gansuensis, a genomic segment contains:
- a CDS encoding tetratricopeptide repeat protein, translating into MQPLTNASLTAALRSATSEQLDQLEPLTGKLRRPLTDDQCDEIARTVLAGTPGLVTGIAVWVAMVSSDVNNSISGSAQFTGTTVQAREIHGGIHVRVESPALPTPRQLLPIPSHFTGRSEELCRLDRMADPAGPVLVVVTGPAGVGKTALGSYWLRGLAAEYPDGQLYADLRGHAPEGPTDPTEVLGGFLRAFGVSPVPSELAEQAALWRSLTARRRLILMLDNAVSAAQVRPLRPGSDGGVVLVTSRLRLTGLALDGADFLPLGLLAPEAGTELLRSRIGTGRIEAEPDSARQVVDRCGGLPLALCVAAARLAARPAQAISVTAAALGRDTDRLGTLRIGDEDAVQGALDASRRLLSPAARRLYGLLGRLPFAEFGRELATAVGGSAAEADDALEELTEVHLLEETGRERLKFHDLVRLHARGTDPGGVDAVRRAVDWYLAVATAAETLISPNHRSMARSYAEQLPRPVPFGDEPGALAWLDAEQFQLMTALRTAAEADWHPTVWQLADAMWPLFLRLRPYALWIEAHERGLAAARAAADPAAEARMLTSGAAGLRNAGRLVEAAEWYRQALALAERSGDPRSGSQARNGLGQLARLAGRPAEAVGHFEQAVALREGIGHDRGAAVFRISLAEARLALDEHPEAVRLLELARAQLLAVPDRYEAARALALLGRANGTVDPELAERHLRAAIDEFRACGSRHWEARCHELLGELAGSTGDPAEQRARYEHALELYRAVRAPDVDRLTERLVELSARRVSD; encoded by the coding sequence GTGCAGCCACTGACGAACGCGTCACTGACCGCCGCGCTGCGGTCGGCCACCAGCGAGCAGCTCGACCAACTGGAGCCGCTGACAGGCAAGTTGCGCAGGCCGCTGACAGACGACCAGTGTGACGAGATCGCCCGGACGGTGCTGGCGGGAACACCCGGACTGGTGACGGGAATTGCGGTCTGGGTGGCGATGGTGAGTTCGGACGTGAACAACTCGATCTCCGGTTCGGCGCAGTTCACCGGCACCACCGTGCAGGCCCGCGAGATCCACGGCGGAATTCACGTCCGAGTAGAATCACCCGCGCTGCCGACGCCACGTCAACTACTGCCCATTCCCAGCCATTTCACCGGACGGTCGGAGGAGCTGTGCCGGCTGGACCGGATGGCCGACCCCGCCGGACCGGTGCTGGTGGTGGTGACCGGACCGGCCGGCGTGGGCAAGACCGCTCTCGGGTCGTACTGGCTGCGCGGTCTGGCGGCGGAGTACCCGGACGGCCAGCTGTACGCGGATCTGCGCGGACACGCACCGGAGGGGCCGACCGATCCGACCGAGGTGCTCGGTGGTTTCCTGCGGGCGTTCGGGGTCAGCCCTGTGCCGTCCGAGCTGGCCGAACAGGCCGCTCTCTGGCGCTCGTTGACCGCGCGGCGACGGCTGATCCTGATGCTCGACAACGCGGTGAGCGCCGCGCAGGTCCGGCCACTGCGGCCCGGGTCGGACGGTGGCGTGGTGCTGGTGACCAGCCGGCTGCGGCTGACCGGCCTGGCGCTGGACGGCGCGGACTTCCTGCCGCTCGGACTGCTGGCCCCCGAGGCGGGGACCGAACTGCTCCGGAGCCGGATCGGCACCGGACGGATCGAGGCCGAACCGGACTCCGCCCGGCAGGTGGTGGACCGGTGCGGCGGCCTGCCGCTGGCACTCTGTGTGGCTGCCGCCCGGCTGGCGGCCCGGCCGGCCCAGGCCATCTCGGTCACCGCCGCCGCGCTGGGACGGGACACCGACCGGCTGGGCACGCTCAGGATCGGGGACGAGGACGCCGTCCAAGGCGCGCTGGACGCTTCCCGCCGCCTGCTCTCCCCGGCAGCGCGGCGGCTGTACGGGCTCCTCGGCCGGCTGCCGTTCGCCGAGTTCGGCCGGGAACTGGCCACCGCCGTGGGCGGATCGGCAGCCGAGGCGGACGACGCGTTGGAGGAGCTGACGGAGGTTCACCTGCTGGAGGAGACCGGCCGCGAGCGGTTGAAGTTCCACGACCTGGTCCGGCTGCACGCCCGGGGCACCGACCCGGGCGGGGTGGACGCCGTGCGCCGGGCGGTGGACTGGTACCTCGCCGTCGCGACCGCGGCGGAGACACTGATCAGCCCCAACCACCGCTCGATGGCGCGGAGTTACGCGGAGCAGCTGCCCAGGCCGGTGCCGTTCGGCGATGAGCCGGGGGCGCTGGCCTGGCTGGACGCCGAGCAGTTCCAGCTGATGACCGCGCTGCGGACGGCGGCCGAGGCGGACTGGCACCCGACGGTCTGGCAACTGGCCGACGCGATGTGGCCGTTGTTCCTGCGGCTGCGCCCGTACGCGCTCTGGATCGAGGCTCACGAGCGGGGCCTCGCCGCGGCACGCGCCGCCGCTGATCCGGCGGCCGAGGCCCGGATGCTGACCTCCGGCGCGGCGGGGCTGCGCAACGCGGGCCGGCTGGTGGAGGCGGCGGAGTGGTACCGGCAGGCGCTCGCGCTGGCCGAGCGCTCGGGTGACCCGAGGAGCGGGTCGCAGGCGCGGAACGGGCTCGGGCAGCTGGCCCGGCTGGCGGGCCGACCGGCCGAGGCGGTCGGGCACTTCGAGCAGGCCGTGGCGCTGCGGGAGGGGATCGGCCACGACCGGGGCGCAGCCGTTTTCCGGATCTCGCTGGCCGAGGCCAGGCTCGCCCTGGACGAGCACCCGGAGGCCGTCCGGCTGCTCGAACTGGCCCGGGCGCAGCTGCTGGCCGTACCGGACCGGTACGAGGCGGCCAGGGCGCTGGCCCTGCTCGGCCGGGCGAACGGCACGGTGGACCCGGAGCTCGCCGAGCGCCATCTGCGGGCGGCGATCGACGAGTTCCGGGCCTGTGGGTCGCGGCACTGGGAGGCCCGCTGCCACGAACTGCTGGGCGAACTGGCCGGATCGACGGGAGATCCGGCCGAACAGCGGGCGCGCTACGAGCACGCGCTCGAGCTCTACCGGGCGGTGCGGGCGCCGGATGTCGACCGGCTGACCGAGAGGCTCGTGGAACTCTCGGCCCGCAGGGTCAGCGACTGA
- a CDS encoding peptidoglycan-binding protein, which yields MLQTARGHLGYREGADNQNRFSAAMGRPAESWCADFVAAVAVESGNAGRYPDTASCSVARDWFERRGRLSAYPAIGAQVLFGRPEGPLGPGGEHTGLVLAYTTDTITVVAGNTNDDGSANGDGVYRRSYQRRSRYVDSYGYPDFPEGLVTADPAWRDRPGVRYFGHQADESDLPGPLIPRQVVIDGRPYGPGAVGEHITKLGRLLVAAGCSHYTEGPGPVWGPADTESFRQYQLSIGDAGADADGIPGPRQLHRLEADFGDRI from the coding sequence ATGCTGCAAACCGCCCGAGGCCATCTCGGCTACCGCGAGGGCGCGGACAACCAGAACCGTTTCTCGGCCGCGATGGGCCGCCCCGCCGAGAGCTGGTGCGCCGACTTCGTCGCCGCCGTCGCGGTGGAGAGCGGCAACGCGGGCCGCTACCCCGACACCGCCTCCTGCTCGGTCGCCCGGGACTGGTTCGAACGGCGCGGCCGGCTCTCGGCGTACCCCGCGATCGGCGCCCAGGTGCTGTTCGGCAGGCCCGAGGGCCCGCTCGGCCCCGGCGGCGAGCACACCGGCCTGGTGCTCGCCTACACCACCGACACCATCACGGTCGTCGCGGGCAACACCAACGACGACGGCTCCGCCAACGGCGACGGCGTCTACCGCCGCAGCTACCAGCGCCGCTCCCGCTACGTCGACTCGTACGGCTACCCCGACTTCCCCGAGGGCCTGGTCACCGCCGACCCCGCCTGGCGCGACCGCCCCGGCGTCCGGTACTTCGGCCACCAGGCGGACGAGTCCGACCTGCCCGGCCCGCTGATCCCCCGTCAGGTGGTGATCGACGGCCGCCCGTACGGCCCCGGCGCGGTCGGCGAGCACATCACCAAGCTCGGCCGACTGCTGGTCGCGGCGGGCTGCTCGCACTACACCGAGGGCCCGGGCCCGGTCTGGGGCCCGGCCGACACCGAGAGCTTCCGGCAGTACCAACTCAGCATCGGCGACGCCGGAGCGGACGCCGACGGCATCCCTGGGCCCCGCCAACTCCACCGCCTGGAAGCCGACTTCGGCGACCGGATCTGA
- the dacB gene encoding D-alanyl-D-alanine carboxypeptidase/D-alanyl-D-alanine endopeptidase, with protein sequence MLPARTHRRRVLPFAAVAIAASLLAGVAQADTSTPADPKLIADLDAILADPRLATAQAGVQVVDTSTGQVVYQHQADALLTPASTLKTVTSAAALELLGENHVFTTEVRTTGSRYSSVLNGDLILRGGGDPSLQPKDLDDLAAQVAAAGITTVTGRVLADGSRYDSVPLGPGWAWDDEAYSYSPQISALTVAPDAEYSMDTVKVTVTPAATAGQPATVTLFPAEAPVKFAGQIATGAAGSGNSADVERRRGVNELALTGSLAVGSAPVDFLTTVENPAGYTGDVFAGALARHGVKVLRPAKAATGTETSQALVGHASRPLGELLVPMLKISNNGIAEHLLKEIGKVKGGQGSWSAGVTQVNGFLKANGLELPTGRQVDGSGLSRYDLVSASKLTGLLKLAPGKPWFKTWYDALPVAGNPERMVGGTLAARMRGTAAENNVHAKSGSMGGVDNLVGYATAPDGRRLAFSILVNNFPGARPRSVLDAIAVRLATGPAVTPSAPAAPALKSFNAPALHDAPAEVPATRWEECETLGRC encoded by the coding sequence TTGCTGCCCGCGCGCACCCACCGCCGCCGTGTCCTCCCCTTCGCCGCCGTCGCCATCGCCGCCTCGCTGCTGGCGGGCGTCGCCCAGGCCGACACCTCGACCCCGGCGGACCCGAAGCTGATCGCCGACCTGGACGCCATCCTGGCCGACCCCCGGCTCGCCACCGCCCAGGCGGGCGTGCAGGTGGTCGACACCAGCACCGGTCAGGTGGTCTACCAGCACCAGGCCGACGCGCTGCTCACCCCGGCCTCCACCCTGAAGACCGTCACCTCCGCCGCCGCGCTGGAGCTGCTCGGCGAGAACCACGTCTTCACCACCGAGGTCCGCACCACCGGCAGCCGCTACAGCTCGGTCCTCAACGGTGACCTGATCCTGCGCGGCGGTGGCGACCCGAGCCTGCAGCCCAAGGACCTGGACGACCTGGCCGCCCAGGTGGCCGCGGCCGGCATCACCACCGTCACCGGCCGGGTGCTCGCCGACGGCAGCCGCTACGACTCCGTCCCGCTCGGCCCCGGCTGGGCCTGGGACGACGAGGCGTACTCGTACAGCCCGCAGATCTCCGCGCTCACCGTCGCCCCCGACGCCGAGTACTCGATGGACACCGTCAAGGTGACCGTCACCCCGGCCGCCACCGCGGGCCAGCCCGCCACGGTCACCCTGTTCCCGGCCGAGGCGCCGGTGAAGTTCGCCGGGCAGATCGCCACCGGCGCGGCCGGCAGCGGCAACAGCGCCGACGTCGAGCGCCGACGGGGCGTCAACGAGCTGGCGCTGACCGGCAGTCTGGCCGTCGGCTCCGCGCCCGTCGACTTCCTCACCACGGTGGAGAACCCGGCCGGCTACACCGGCGACGTGTTCGCCGGCGCGCTGGCCAGGCACGGGGTCAAGGTGCTGCGTCCGGCCAAGGCCGCCACCGGCACCGAGACCTCGCAGGCCCTGGTCGGCCACGCCTCCCGCCCGCTCGGCGAGCTGCTGGTCCCGATGCTCAAGATCAGCAACAACGGCATCGCCGAGCACCTGCTCAAGGAGATCGGCAAGGTCAAGGGCGGCCAGGGCAGCTGGAGCGCCGGCGTCACCCAGGTCAACGGTTTCCTCAAGGCGAACGGCCTGGAGCTGCCGACTGGCCGCCAGGTGGACGGCTCCGGCCTGTCCCGCTACGACCTGGTCAGCGCCTCCAAGCTGACCGGCCTGCTCAAGCTCGCCCCGGGCAAGCCGTGGTTCAAGACCTGGTACGACGCCCTCCCGGTGGCGGGCAACCCGGAGCGGATGGTCGGCGGCACCTTGGCCGCCCGGATGCGCGGCACCGCCGCCGAGAACAACGTGCACGCCAAGAGCGGCTCGATGGGCGGCGTCGACAACCTGGTCGGCTACGCCACCGCGCCCGACGGGCGCCGGCTCGCCTTCTCGATCCTGGTGAACAACTTCCCCGGCGCGCGCCCGCGCAGCGTCCTCGACGCGATCGCCGTCCGGCTGGCCACCGGCCCGGCCGTCACGCCGTCCGCGCCCGCCGCTCCCGCGCTGAAGTCCTTCAACGCCCCGGCGCTGCACGACGCTCCCGCCGAGGTCCCGGCCACCCGCTGGGAGGAGTGCGAGACGCTCGGCCGCTGCTGA
- a CDS encoding DUF2277 domain-containing protein: MCRSIKTLRAPVTPEVTEDDIHAAALQYVRKVSGFRAPAAHNQEAFDRAVAAVTEATRELLEHLVVRGAHQHVNGHQHDHDHSHEHQHQH; encoded by the coding sequence ATGTGCCGAAGCATCAAGACTCTGCGCGCCCCTGTTACCCCTGAGGTGACCGAGGACGACATCCACGCGGCCGCGCTCCAGTACGTCCGGAAGGTCTCCGGCTTCCGCGCGCCGGCGGCGCACAACCAGGAGGCGTTCGACCGGGCGGTGGCCGCCGTGACCGAGGCGACCCGGGAGCTGCTGGAGCACCTGGTGGTGCGCGGGGCTCACCAGCACGTGAACGGCCACCAGCACGACCACGACCACAGTCACGAGCACCAGCACCAGCACTGA
- a CDS encoding FadR/GntR family transcriptional regulator yields MDDDGGLMDWQGGAIFRPVRTGNAFEETVERILEALKLGVFAHGDRLPAERELAARLHVSRETLREAIRSLQLAGCVESRRGRYGGTFVTYRLPPPDPDLGQLRRAVQDMGAELEDALTFRMVLETGASEQAARRALSPEQRAYLTERLDELEHSGPEEYRQLDSRFHLAIAELTGSHSLAAGVAESRMRLNDLLNAIPVLGRNIDHASEQHHAMVRAILDGDVEGARRATEEHLEATAALLRGFLG; encoded by the coding sequence GTGGACGACGACGGCGGGCTGATGGACTGGCAGGGCGGCGCGATCTTCCGCCCCGTCCGGACCGGCAACGCCTTCGAGGAGACCGTCGAGCGCATCCTGGAGGCCCTCAAACTCGGCGTCTTCGCCCACGGCGACCGGCTGCCCGCCGAACGCGAGCTCGCCGCCCGGCTGCACGTCAGCCGGGAGACCCTGCGCGAGGCGATCCGCTCACTCCAGCTGGCCGGCTGTGTGGAGTCCCGGCGCGGCCGCTACGGCGGCACCTTCGTCACCTACCGGCTGCCACCGCCCGACCCGGATCTCGGCCAACTCCGGCGCGCCGTCCAGGACATGGGGGCGGAGCTGGAGGACGCGCTGACCTTCCGGATGGTGCTGGAGACCGGCGCCTCCGAGCAGGCCGCCCGGCGCGCGCTCAGCCCCGAGCAGCGCGCGTACCTGACCGAGCGCCTCGACGAGCTGGAGCACTCCGGGCCGGAGGAGTATCGGCAGCTCGACTCCCGCTTCCACCTGGCCATCGCCGAGCTGACCGGCTCGCACTCACTGGCGGCCGGGGTGGCCGAGAGCCGGATGCGGCTGAACGACCTGCTGAACGCGATCCCGGTGCTCGGCCGCAACATCGACCACGCCTCCGAGCAGCACCACGCCATGGTGCGGGCCATCCTGGACGGCGACGTCGAGGGCGCCCGGCGCGCCACCGAGGAGCACCTCGAAGCGACCGCGGCGCTGCTCCGCGGCTTCCTGGGCTGA
- a CDS encoding amino acid permease → MSSEHTLSDDEHRLRELGYTQELARSMSGFGNFALSFSIVSILSGCLTLYGFGLNTGGPAMIMWGWPLVGLMTLCVALAMAEICSSYPTAGGLYYWAAKLARTKGAAWAWFTGYFNFMGQVAVTAGVDFGAAFFTNAFLELQWGYAATPAHTVLIFAVILVLHGLLNTRGVGLVSLFNTVSVWWHLIGVTVIVGALVLLPAEHASASFVFTKFVNNTGFQNSFYVAMLGLLLAQYTLTGYDASAHMTEETKDAARSGPKGIVNSVLVSLVAGWILLFGLTFAITDYDGALGSSTGVPPAQIFIDAIGVGGAKLLLLIVIGAQFFCGMASVTANSRMIYAFSRDGALPGSRIWHRINPRTQTPTAAVWLATGGAFVLGAQYLWNATAYAAVTSVSVIGLYIAYVVPVFLRLRQGDAFERGPWHLGRWSKLVGSVAVGWTALITVLFMLPTVSPVTAVSFNYTPVAVAAVLGFAGVWWLVSARHWFTGPRVTAEDEPITVLENR, encoded by the coding sequence ATGTCCTCCGAACACACTCTCAGCGACGACGAACACCGCCTCCGCGAACTCGGGTACACCCAGGAACTCGCCCGCTCGATGTCGGGCTTCGGCAACTTCGCCCTCTCGTTCTCGATCGTCTCCATCCTCTCCGGCTGTCTCACCCTCTACGGCTTCGGCCTGAACACCGGCGGCCCGGCCATGATCATGTGGGGCTGGCCACTGGTCGGCCTGATGACCCTGTGCGTCGCGCTCGCGATGGCCGAGATCTGCTCCAGCTACCCGACCGCCGGCGGGCTCTACTACTGGGCCGCCAAACTGGCCAGAACCAAGGGCGCGGCCTGGGCCTGGTTCACCGGTTACTTCAACTTCATGGGCCAGGTCGCGGTCACCGCCGGGGTCGACTTCGGCGCCGCGTTCTTCACCAACGCCTTCCTGGAACTCCAGTGGGGCTACGCCGCCACCCCCGCCCACACCGTGCTGATCTTCGCGGTGATCCTGGTCCTGCACGGGCTGCTGAACACCCGGGGCGTCGGGCTGGTCTCGCTGTTCAACACGGTCAGCGTCTGGTGGCACCTGATCGGCGTCACGGTGATCGTCGGCGCGCTGGTCCTGCTGCCGGCCGAACACGCCTCCGCCTCCTTCGTGTTCACCAAGTTCGTCAACAACACCGGCTTCCAGAACAGCTTCTACGTCGCCATGCTCGGCCTGCTGCTGGCCCAGTACACCCTGACCGGCTACGACGCCTCGGCGCACATGACCGAGGAGACCAAGGACGCGGCCCGGTCCGGACCGAAGGGCATCGTCAACTCAGTGCTGGTCTCGCTGGTGGCGGGCTGGATCCTGCTGTTCGGCCTGACCTTCGCGATCACCGACTACGACGGCGCGCTGGGCAGTTCGACCGGGGTACCGCCCGCGCAGATCTTCATCGACGCGATCGGGGTGGGCGGCGCCAAGCTGCTGCTGCTGATCGTGATCGGCGCCCAGTTCTTCTGCGGGATGGCCTCGGTCACCGCCAACTCCCGGATGATCTACGCCTTCTCGCGGGACGGCGCGCTGCCGGGCTCGCGGATCTGGCACCGGATCAACCCGCGCACCCAGACCCCGACCGCCGCCGTCTGGCTGGCCACCGGCGGCGCGTTCGTGCTCGGCGCGCAGTACCTGTGGAACGCCACCGCGTACGCCGCCGTCACCTCGGTCTCCGTCATCGGGCTGTACATCGCGTACGTCGTCCCGGTGTTCCTGAGACTCCGTCAGGGTGACGCCTTCGAGCGCGGCCCGTGGCATCTGGGCCGCTGGAGCAAGCTGGTCGGTAGCGTGGCGGTCGGCTGGACGGCGCTGATCACGGTGCTGTTCATGCTGCCCACGGTCAGCCCGGTGACCGCCGTCAGCTTCAACTACACACCCGTCGCGGTGGCGGCCGTGCTCGGCTTCGCCGGAGTCTGGTGGCTGGTGTCGGCCCGGCACTGGTTCACCGGCCCGCGAGTCACCGCCGAGGACGAACCGATCACCGTATTGGAGAACCGATGA
- a CDS encoding glutamine synthetase family protein — MSSPRLTLDRLRELIAAGAVDTVVLALTDMQGRLQGKRIAAGHFLDEVVENAAEGCGYLLAVDIDMNTVDGYEVSSWETGYGDFVLKPDFDTLRMVPWHPATAMVQCDVLQHDGTPVAVSPRQVLRRQLERLAGYGWQAYAGTELEFIVFKDSYEQAWQKDYFGLTPVNQYNVDYSILGTARIEPLLRRLRNEMTGAGLTVESAKGECNLGQHEIAFKYGPALATCDDHAVYKTGAKEIADQEGYSLTFMAKYNEREGNSCHVHLSLRDEQGRPVFAGDGPGGFSRTMEHFLAGQLACLAEFSLLLAPTVNSYKRYVPGSFAPTAVAWGRDNRTCALRVVGHGASLRFENRVPGGDVNPYLALAALIAAGLHGVEQQLALEPEFTGNAYASDAPRVPSALRDAVAAFEASEAAGLAFGKDVVRHYAHAGRVELAAYDAAVTDWERRRGFERL, encoded by the coding sequence ATGAGCAGCCCCCGCCTCACCCTCGACCGGTTGCGCGAGCTGATCGCGGCCGGTGCCGTGGACACCGTGGTGCTCGCCCTCACCGACATGCAGGGCCGACTGCAGGGCAAGCGGATCGCGGCCGGGCACTTCCTGGACGAGGTGGTCGAGAATGCGGCCGAGGGCTGCGGCTACCTGCTGGCCGTGGACATCGACATGAACACCGTGGACGGCTACGAGGTCTCCTCCTGGGAGACCGGCTACGGCGACTTCGTGCTGAAACCCGACTTCGACACACTGCGGATGGTGCCCTGGCACCCGGCCACCGCGATGGTCCAGTGCGACGTGCTCCAGCACGACGGCACCCCGGTCGCGGTCTCGCCCCGGCAGGTGCTGCGGCGTCAGCTGGAGCGGCTGGCCGGGTACGGCTGGCAGGCGTACGCGGGCACCGAGCTGGAGTTCATCGTCTTCAAGGACAGCTACGAACAGGCCTGGCAGAAGGACTACTTCGGCCTCACCCCGGTCAACCAGTACAACGTCGACTACTCGATCCTGGGCACCGCCAGGATCGAACCGCTGCTGCGCCGGCTGCGCAACGAGATGACCGGGGCCGGGCTGACCGTCGAGTCCGCCAAGGGCGAGTGCAACCTCGGCCAGCACGAGATCGCCTTCAAGTACGGGCCCGCGCTGGCCACCTGTGACGACCACGCGGTCTACAAGACCGGCGCCAAGGAGATCGCCGACCAGGAGGGCTACAGCCTGACCTTCATGGCGAAGTACAACGAGCGCGAGGGCAACTCCTGTCACGTCCACCTGAGTCTGCGCGACGAGCAGGGCCGGCCGGTGTTCGCCGGTGACGGGCCCGGCGGCTTCTCCCGGACCATGGAGCACTTCCTGGCCGGGCAGCTGGCCTGTCTGGCCGAGTTCTCGCTGCTGCTCGCGCCGACCGTCAACTCCTACAAGCGGTACGTGCCGGGCAGCTTCGCGCCCACCGCCGTCGCCTGGGGCCGGGACAACCGGACCTGCGCGCTGCGGGTGGTCGGCCACGGCGCCTCGCTGCGGTTCGAGAACCGGGTGCCCGGCGGGGACGTCAACCCCTACCTGGCGCTGGCCGCGCTGATCGCCGCCGGACTGCACGGGGTCGAACAACAGCTCGCCCTGGAGCCCGAGTTCACCGGCAACGCGTACGCCTCGGACGCGCCCCGGGTGCCCAGCGCGCTGCGCGACGCGGTGGCCGCCTTCGAGGCGAGCGAGGCCGCCGGGCTGGCCTTCGGCAAGGACGTGGTCCGGCACTACGCGCACGCCGGTCGGGTCGAACTCGCCGCCTACGACGCGGCGGTGACCGACTGGGAGCGCCGCCGCGGATTCGAGCGACTGTGA
- a CDS encoding gamma-glutamyl-gamma-aminobutyrate hydrolase family protein gives MTGALTERPLIGVSSYRDEAAWGVWRQPAALIPQSYVEAVERAGGLPVLLPPQDPAGAARVLARLDGLVLAGGPDLDPAAYGAEPHPRTGVPQPDRDGWEFALARAALDSGLPLLGVCRGMQLLNVVLGGDLVQHLDPPDHQVAPATFQWQEVATAPGSRLAAILGSQAKVRCYHHQAVGRPGEGLAVTARSTDGTVEGLELPGERFVLGVQWHPETDPTDPRLFQALIKESTQ, from the coding sequence GTGACCGGGGCCCTGACGGAGCGTCCGCTGATCGGCGTCAGCAGCTACCGGGACGAGGCCGCCTGGGGCGTCTGGCGTCAGCCCGCCGCGCTGATCCCGCAGAGCTACGTCGAGGCCGTCGAACGGGCCGGCGGCCTGCCCGTCCTGCTCCCGCCGCAGGACCCGGCGGGTGCCGCCCGGGTGCTGGCGCGGCTGGACGGGCTGGTGCTGGCCGGCGGCCCCGACCTCGACCCGGCCGCGTACGGCGCCGAGCCGCATCCGCGCACCGGAGTGCCCCAACCCGACCGGGACGGCTGGGAGTTCGCGCTCGCCCGGGCGGCGCTCGACAGCGGGCTGCCGCTGCTGGGCGTCTGCCGGGGCATGCAGCTGCTGAACGTCGTGCTCGGCGGCGACCTGGTCCAGCACCTCGACCCGCCGGACCACCAGGTCGCCCCGGCCACCTTCCAGTGGCAGGAGGTGGCGACCGCGCCCGGCAGCAGACTGGCCGCGATCCTCGGTAGCCAGGCCAAGGTGCGCTGTTACCACCACCAGGCCGTCGGCCGCCCGGGCGAGGGCCTGGCGGTCACCGCCCGGAGCACCGACGGCACCGTCGAAGGGCTCGAACTGCCAGGCGAGCGCTTCGTGCTGGGCGTGCAGTGGCACCCCGAGACCGACCCGACCGACCCGCGCCTGTTCCAGGCCCTGATCAAGGAGAGCACCCAGTGA
- a CDS encoding aldehyde dehydrogenase family protein translates to MSRAEPDLFEVVNPATEEVIATVPMTSLAETDAAIDRAAAAFDSWRRVAPADRARLLRAFAAAVDADREHLAQLEVANAGHTVGNARWEAGNARDVIEYYAAAPERLFGRQIPVAGGVDLTFQEPLGVVGIIVPWNFPMPIAAWGFAPALAAGNTVVLKPAELTPMTALRLAELARQAGLPEDVFQVLPGRGPVVGERFVTHPAVRKVVFTGSTAVGKAVAAGCAAQVKQVTLELGGKSANIVFADADLDKAAASAPGAVFDNAGQDCCARSRILVQASVLDEFMARFETAVRAVRVGDPTDEKTEMGPLISAAHRARVASYVNEPAFTGSCPDGPGFWYPPTVLTPGRTDDRAFTEEIFGPVVSVVPFRDEADALRIANATKYGLSGSIWTRDIGRALRVARGVEAGNLSVNSHSSVRYSTPFGGFKQSGLGRELGPDALNAFTETKNVFIATEEQS, encoded by the coding sequence GTGAGCCGAGCGGAGCCCGACCTCTTCGAGGTGGTCAACCCCGCCACCGAGGAGGTGATCGCCACCGTCCCGATGACCTCGCTCGCCGAGACCGACGCCGCCATCGACCGGGCCGCGGCCGCCTTCGACAGCTGGCGCCGGGTCGCCCCGGCCGACCGGGCCCGGCTGCTGCGCGCCTTCGCCGCCGCCGTGGACGCCGACCGCGAGCACCTGGCACAGCTCGAAGTCGCCAACGCGGGCCACACGGTGGGCAACGCCCGCTGGGAGGCGGGCAACGCCCGGGACGTGATCGAGTACTACGCCGCCGCCCCCGAGCGGCTGTTCGGCCGGCAGATCCCGGTGGCCGGGGGAGTGGACCTGACCTTCCAGGAACCGCTGGGCGTGGTCGGCATCATCGTGCCGTGGAACTTCCCGATGCCGATCGCCGCCTGGGGCTTCGCCCCGGCGCTGGCGGCGGGCAACACGGTGGTCCTCAAGCCCGCCGAGCTCACCCCGATGACCGCGCTGCGGCTGGCCGAACTCGCCCGGCAGGCGGGCCTCCCCGAGGACGTCTTCCAGGTGCTGCCCGGGCGCGGCCCGGTGGTCGGCGAACGCTTCGTCACCCACCCCGCCGTCCGCAAGGTGGTCTTCACCGGCTCGACCGCGGTCGGCAAGGCGGTGGCCGCCGGGTGCGCCGCGCAGGTCAAGCAGGTCACCCTGGAGCTCGGCGGCAAGAGCGCCAACATCGTCTTCGCCGACGCCGACCTGGACAAGGCCGCCGCCAGCGCGCCGGGCGCGGTCTTCGACAACGCCGGGCAGGACTGCTGCGCGCGGTCGCGGATCCTGGTCCAGGCCTCCGTGCTGGACGAGTTCATGGCGCGGTTCGAGACGGCCGTCCGGGCGGTCCGGGTCGGTGACCCGACGGACGAGAAGACCGAGATGGGCCCGCTGATCTCGGCCGCCCACCGCGCCCGGGTCGCCTCGTACGTCAACGAGCCCGCCTTCACCGGAAGTTGCCCGGACGGACCGGGCTTCTGGTACCCGCCGACCGTGCTGACGCCGGGCCGGACCGACGACCGGGCCTTCACCGAGGAGATCTTCGGCCCGGTGGTCAGCGTGGTCCCGTTCCGGGACGAGGCGGACGCGCTGCGGATCGCCAACGCCACCAAGTACGGCCTGTCCGGCTCGATCTGGACCAGGGACATCGGCCGCGCGCTGCGCGTCGCGCGCGGCGTCGAGGCGGGCAACCTCTCGGTCAACTCGCACTCCTCGGTGCGCTATTCGACCCCCTTCGGCGGCTTCAAGCAGTCCGGCCTCGGCCGGGAGCTGGGCCCCGACGCGCTCAACGCCTTCACCGAGACCAAGAACGTCTTCATCGCAACGGAGGAGCAGTCATGA